The following coding sequences lie in one Oncorhynchus tshawytscha isolate Ot180627B unplaced genomic scaffold, Otsh_v2.0 Un_contig_13938_pilon_pilon, whole genome shotgun sequence genomic window:
- the LOC121842889 gene encoding adhesion G protein-coupled receptor B3-like, which produces MKAIRNQLIYIFSTYLLVMFGLTGAQDYWCSTLVKGVIYGSYSVTEMFPKNYTNCTWTLENPDPTKYSIYLKLYKRDLSCSEFSLLAYQFDHYSHEKINELLKNNESIVYLCDSKNMYIFLQYDKNFVQLRRVFPYDYNGLQKTDEEETSVVEFLVLNKASPSQFGCQVLCTWLENCLKSEKGTVESCGIVYTKCTCPQHLGDGESESMLLLNNVVLPLNPQTEGCLTPQIRAGQVCNISAEVKRPAKEGE; this is translated from the coding sequence ATGAAGGCTATTCGTAACCAGTTGATTTATATATTTTCCACCTATCTCCTGGTTATGTTTGGATTAACTGGTGCACAAGACTACTGGTGTTCCACTTTGGTCAAGGGGGTCATATATGGATCTTACTCAGTGACTGAGATGTTTCCCAAGAACTACACGAACTGCACATGGACGTTGGAGAACCCTGACCCTACCAAATACAGCATCTACCTTAAACTATACAAACGAGACTTGAGCTGCTCCGAGTTCTCTTTGCTTGCTTATCAATTCGATCACTACTCGCACGAGAAGATCAATGAATTGCTGAAAAACAACGAGTCTATAGTGTACCTGTGTGATTCcaagaatatgtatatatttttgcagTATGACAAGAATTTCGTGCAGCTACGGAGGGTTTTCCCTTACGATTATAACGGATTGCAGAAGACGGACGAAGAGGAGACGTCTGTGGTGGAATTCTTGGTCTTGAACAAGGCGAGCCCCAGTCAATTTGGATGTCAGGTGCTGTGCACGTGGCTGGAAAACTGCCTGAAATCGGAGAAAGGAACTGTGGAATCATGTGGAATAGTGTATACGAAATGCACCTGTCCCCAGCACCTAGGCGACGGAGAATCAGAAAGTATGCTTTTGCTTAACAACGTGGTTTTGCCTTTAAATCCCCAAACGGAGGGATGCCTGACTCCACAAATCCGTGCTGGGCAGGTGTGCAACATCAGTGCAGAGGTTAAACGACCAGCAAAGGAGGGTGAGTAA